From Streptomyces sp. HUAS MG91, the proteins below share one genomic window:
- the ehuB gene encoding ectoine/hydroxyectoine ABC transporter substrate-binding protein EhuB, protein MAPPTEIRTNGKPLRRQGVRRRSLLAGLGVLGAAGALGAAGCSRVPSGDTLARLRSQGTVRLGIAGEVPYGYIDDSGKFTGEAVELAKVIFKRLGVAKVQPVATDFASLIPGLNTQQFDVVSAGMYINKERCQQVIFADPEYQMLDSFIVAKGNPKNLHSYADVVKSKAKFGTGTGYAEIQYAVDAGYKESDIVILQDQVAGLNAVEAGRIDVFAGTALTTREVTRKSRKAEATTPFAPLVDGKKHVDGGGFTFRRADTGLRDAFNVEIHKMKKSGELFRILRPFGFTKAEMTTLTAEELCR, encoded by the coding sequence ATGGCTCCACCAACTGAGATACGTACGAACGGGAAACCGCTCAGAAGACAGGGTGTCCGCAGACGATCACTGCTCGCCGGCCTCGGAGTGCTCGGTGCGGCCGGCGCTCTCGGCGCCGCGGGCTGCAGCCGGGTACCGAGCGGTGACACGCTCGCCCGGCTCCGGTCACAGGGAACGGTGCGACTCGGCATCGCGGGAGAGGTGCCGTACGGATACATCGACGACAGCGGGAAGTTCACCGGCGAGGCGGTGGAACTGGCCAAGGTGATCTTCAAACGGCTGGGAGTCGCCAAAGTCCAGCCGGTCGCGACCGACTTCGCCTCGCTCATCCCCGGCCTGAACACGCAGCAGTTCGACGTCGTGTCCGCCGGGATGTACATCAACAAGGAACGCTGCCAGCAGGTCATCTTCGCGGATCCCGAGTACCAGATGCTGGACTCGTTCATCGTCGCGAAGGGCAATCCGAAGAACCTGCACTCCTACGCCGACGTCGTGAAGTCGAAGGCCAAGTTCGGTACGGGCACCGGCTACGCGGAGATCCAGTACGCGGTGGACGCCGGTTACAAGGAGTCCGACATCGTGATCCTCCAGGATCAGGTGGCCGGGCTGAACGCCGTGGAGGCCGGGCGCATCGACGTCTTCGCCGGGACCGCGCTGACCACGCGCGAGGTCACCAGGAAGAGCCGCAAGGCGGAGGCCACCACACCGTTCGCGCCGCTGGTGGACGGCAAGAAGCACGTCGACGGCGGCGGCTTCACCTTCCGGCGCGCCGACACCGGACTGCGGGACGCCTTCAACGTCGAGATCCACAAGATGAAGAAGAGCGGCGAACTCTTCCGGATTCTCCGGCCGTTCGGCTTCACGAAGGCGGAGATGACGACGCTGACCGCCGAGGAGCTGTGCCGATGA
- the ehuC gene encoding ectoine/hydroxyectoine ABC transporter permease subunit EhuC, with translation MTSGLWEHWVLPGIWVTIQLTLYSAALATVVAFGVGAARTHRLWIVRFVAGLYTEIFRGTSALVLMFWIFFVLPQLAGWSLVPMWAAVLALGLSYGAYGAEIVRGALNAVAPAQREAGVALSFTPWQRMRLILLPQAVPEMIPPFSNLLIELLKGTALVSLLGIGDVSFAAYLVRLATTESAEIYAITLVIYFVIAFLLTRGMRALEKKTKAGLGQKPDPGVGVMRRLNLRQQNETAQLPVGGGGAQ, from the coding sequence ATGACCTCCGGACTGTGGGAACACTGGGTACTTCCGGGCATCTGGGTCACGATCCAGCTGACCCTCTACAGCGCCGCCCTCGCGACCGTGGTCGCGTTCGGCGTCGGCGCCGCGCGTACGCACCGGCTGTGGATCGTCCGCTTCGTGGCCGGCCTGTACACCGAGATCTTCCGGGGCACGTCCGCCCTGGTCCTGATGTTCTGGATCTTCTTCGTCCTGCCGCAGCTCGCGGGCTGGTCGCTGGTGCCGATGTGGGCGGCCGTACTGGCCCTCGGCCTGTCCTACGGCGCGTACGGCGCGGAGATCGTGCGCGGTGCCCTGAACGCGGTGGCGCCCGCGCAGCGCGAGGCGGGGGTCGCGCTGAGCTTCACTCCGTGGCAGCGGATGCGGCTGATCCTGCTGCCGCAGGCCGTGCCGGAGATGATCCCGCCGTTCTCGAACCTGCTGATCGAGCTGCTGAAGGGCACCGCGCTGGTGTCGCTGCTCGGCATCGGTGACGTGTCGTTCGCCGCGTACCTGGTGCGCCTGGCGACCACCGAGAGCGCGGAGATCTACGCGATCACGCTCGTCATCTACTTCGTCATCGCGTTCCTGCTGACGCGCGGGATGCGCGCGCTGGAGAAGAAGACCAAGGCCGGACTCGGGCAGAAGCCCGATCCAGGAGTCGGAGTCATGCGCAGGCTCAACCTCCGCCAGCAGAACGAGACCGCCCAGCTCCCCGTGGGCGGAGGAGGTGCCCAGTGA
- a CDS encoding IclR family transcriptional regulator C-terminal domain-containing protein, whose translation MALKHDKDASSYKPHQSVQHALRVLEAVARRGVGITDTELARVTGLPVDQLTHMLRMLRREGYVQQAADGAYLAGATLDRLGAADGHESALTAKLQLTLDELRDTVGAAVYISRYIDGEVRITQYASGPETPPVNEWVDFRVSAHASAVGKSLLGQLDVNGRRDHLSRHKMARLTSRTITNEKVLLSKLAAQPATVPVLDLQEYAVGTVCAAVPITAGSSVGCLALSLPVEHAHRLHHAADRLNQSAAPVLLSLAI comes from the coding sequence GTGGCGCTGAAGCACGACAAGGACGCGTCGTCGTACAAGCCGCACCAGTCGGTGCAGCACGCTCTGCGCGTGCTGGAGGCCGTCGCCCGCCGGGGCGTCGGCATCACCGACACGGAACTGGCGCGCGTCACCGGTCTGCCCGTGGACCAGTTGACCCACATGCTGCGCATGCTGCGGCGCGAGGGGTACGTCCAGCAGGCCGCCGACGGCGCGTATCTCGCCGGGGCCACGCTCGACCGGCTCGGCGCGGCCGACGGGCACGAGTCCGCGCTCACCGCGAAGCTGCAGCTCACACTGGACGAGCTGCGCGACACCGTGGGCGCCGCCGTCTACATCAGCCGGTACATCGACGGCGAGGTCCGGATCACGCAGTACGCGTCCGGGCCCGAGACCCCGCCGGTGAACGAGTGGGTGGACTTCCGCGTCTCGGCGCACGCCAGCGCCGTGGGCAAGAGCCTCCTCGGCCAGCTGGACGTCAACGGCCGGCGGGACCATCTTTCCCGCCACAAGATGGCCCGCCTCACCTCGCGCACGATCACGAACGAGAAGGTGCTGCTGTCGAAGCTGGCCGCGCAGCCGGCGACCGTTCCCGTCCTTGATCTCCAGGAGTACGCGGTGGGCACGGTCTGCGCCGCCGTCCCCATCACGGCGGGCTCCTCGGTGGGCTGCCTGGCCCTCTCGCTCCCGGTGGAGCACGCCCACCGCCTCCACCACGCGGCCGACCGCCTCAACCAGAGCGCGGCACCGGTCCTTCTGTCCCTGGCGATCTGA
- the ehuD gene encoding ectoine/hydroxyectoine ABC transporter permease subunit EhuD yields MPHFWDGILVTLQILLYGSLISFSVGLLWALAFRAPTRFVRWPVGLITEFIRNTPLLVQLFFLYFVLPEAGIQFSALTTGVVAIGLHYSTYTAQVYRAGIEAVPAGQWEAARALSLPYRKTWTAVILPQAIRRVVPALGNYVVAMLKDTPLLAGIGVLELLQRSRLQAAQTFQYTEALTVVGVAFIVVSYLASLLLRSLERRLVH; encoded by the coding sequence ATGCCGCACTTCTGGGACGGCATCCTCGTCACCCTCCAGATCTTGCTGTACGGCTCGCTGATCTCCTTCAGCGTCGGCCTGCTCTGGGCCCTGGCCTTCCGGGCGCCGACCCGCTTCGTGCGCTGGCCCGTCGGGCTGATCACGGAGTTCATCCGCAACACCCCGCTCCTGGTCCAGCTGTTCTTCCTGTACTTCGTGCTGCCCGAGGCGGGCATCCAGTTCTCCGCGCTGACCACGGGCGTCGTCGCGATCGGCCTGCACTACTCGACGTACACCGCGCAGGTCTACCGCGCGGGCATCGAGGCCGTGCCGGCCGGACAGTGGGAGGCGGCCCGCGCGCTGAGCCTGCCGTACCGCAAGACGTGGACCGCGGTGATCCTGCCGCAGGCGATCCGCCGCGTCGTTCCCGCGCTCGGCAACTACGTCGTGGCGATGCTGAAGGACACCCCGCTGCTCGCGGGCATCGGCGTCCTGGAACTGCTCCAGCGCTCCCGCCTCCAGGCGGCCCAGACGTTCCAGTACACCGAGGCCCTCACCGTCGTCGGCGTGGCCTTCATCGTCGTCTCCTACCTCGCCTCCCTCCTTCTCCGATCCCTGGAGCGCCGCCTTGTCCACTGA
- the ehuA gene encoding ectoine/hydroxyectoine ABC transporter ATP-binding protein EhuA yields MSTDTNLSKEQPNPAVDGSELIRFDKVVKRFGDNTVLDQLDFSVASGKHVTLIGPSGSGKTTILRLLMTLLKPDEGTIRVGGEYLTHEEKNGKLVPAGEKHVREVRKNIGMVFQQFNLFPNMKVLRNITEAPVTVLGLSKDEAEERARELLDMVGLGDRIDAYPSQLSGGQQQRVAIARALAMRPQVLLLDEVTSALDPELVAGVLDVLRDIAHTTDITMLCVTHEMNFARDISDQVLMFDAGRVIESGSPEKIFSDPEHERTREFLSAVL; encoded by the coding sequence TTGTCCACTGACACGAACCTGTCCAAAGAGCAGCCCAACCCCGCGGTGGACGGCAGCGAGCTGATCCGCTTCGACAAGGTCGTGAAGCGGTTCGGCGACAACACCGTCCTCGACCAGCTGGACTTCTCGGTCGCCTCCGGCAAGCACGTGACGCTGATCGGTCCGTCGGGCTCCGGCAAGACGACGATCCTGCGGCTGCTGATGACCCTGCTCAAGCCCGACGAGGGCACGATCAGAGTGGGCGGCGAGTACCTCACCCACGAGGAGAAGAACGGCAAGCTGGTCCCGGCCGGCGAGAAGCACGTCCGCGAGGTCCGCAAGAACATCGGGATGGTCTTCCAGCAGTTCAACCTCTTCCCGAACATGAAGGTGCTGCGCAACATCACCGAGGCGCCGGTCACCGTCCTCGGCCTGTCGAAGGACGAGGCCGAGGAGCGGGCCCGCGAGCTGCTCGACATGGTCGGGCTCGGCGACCGCATCGACGCGTACCCCTCGCAGCTCTCCGGCGGCCAGCAGCAGCGGGTGGCCATCGCGCGGGCGCTCGCCATGCGTCCTCAGGTGCTGCTGCTCGACGAGGTGACGTCCGCGCTCGACCCCGAGCTGGTCGCGGGCGTCCTCGACGTGCTGCGCGACATCGCGCACACGACCGACATCACCATGCTCTGCGTCACCCACGAGATGAACTTCGCCCGGGACATCTCCGACCAGGTCCTGATGTTCGACGCCGGCCGGGTCATCGAGTCCGGATCGCCGGAGAAGATTTTCAGCGACCCCGAGCACGAGCGCACCCGGGAGTTCCTGAGCGCGGTCCTGTGA